In a single window of the Flavivirga spongiicola genome:
- a CDS encoding electron transfer flavoprotein subunit beta/FixA family protein gives MKILVPTKRVPDPDQPIHLNADKTAADLTGIPCVINPFDAIALEEALRIREEERSSAGSDIEIVAVGIGPQACEKEIRIALAMGADRAVHVVSDEYIDSWIASNLLKAVVDKEQPDLIIMGKQAIDADNNQAGQFLAHHLNWPQATFASEISFEGDRVKVARETDTGIENVSMELPAVITTDLRLNEPRYASLPAMMKAKRKQVDAYTPADLSVAVDPKVEIISMETLSAKRNCVRVNNVDELIVKLKEASVL, from the coding sequence ATGAAAATTTTAGTTCCAACTAAGCGAGTTCCAGATCCGGATCAACCAATCCACTTGAACGCAGATAAAACAGCTGCAGATCTTACAGGTATCCCTTGTGTTATAAACCCATTTGATGCCATTGCTTTGGAAGAAGCACTTCGTATTCGTGAGGAAGAACGTAGTTCAGCAGGTAGTGACATTGAAATAGTTGCTGTTGGTATTGGACCACAGGCATGTGAAAAAGAAATCCGAATTGCACTCGCTATGGGAGCAGATCGTGCTGTACATGTTGTTTCAGACGAATATATCGATTCTTGGATAGCTTCAAACCTTCTTAAAGCAGTTGTTGATAAAGAGCAACCAGACCTTATTATTATGGGTAAGCAAGCGATTGATGCTGATAATAATCAAGCAGGACAATTTCTTGCACATCACTTAAACTGGCCACAAGCAACATTTGCTTCTGAAATTAGTTTTGAAGGAGATCGTGTAAAAGTAGCACGTGAAACAGATACAGGTATTGAGAATGTTTCTATGGAACTTCCGGCAGTTATTACTACAGACCTTCGTTTAAACGAACCTCGCTACGCCTCATTGCCAGCAATGATGAAGGCTAAGCGTAAACAGGTTGATGCTTACACTCCAGCGGACCTTAGTGTTGCTGTAGATCCTAAAGTAGAAATTATTTCTATGGAGACACTTAGTGCTAAACGTAATTGCGTTCGCGTAAACAACGTTGATGAACTTATTGTTAAACTTAAAGAGGCAAGTGTGCTCTAA
- a CDS encoding GcvT family protein, translating into MSTEAASKTSLPTKAPVVIVGGGVVGTSVLYHLAERGVKAILIEKNDLTNGATWHAAGLVGQLRSSRNVTRLVQYSAELYRQLEEITGQPAGWNEVGSLRLASSEERMMELRKIATQGKSYGLEVEILTPEQCQEKFPIMELDGCVGGVYCATDGYADPSMLTQALARGARANGGQIFTDTMVEGFEKKNGKVTAVITNKGTVECDTVVNCAGMWARRVGKMAGVNVPIAIMEHQYMVTKEMEGVPRNLPVTRDPDKAVYYRSEVGGLIFGGFELSPILYNHGDMPWDFVSQLFEPNYDQFEQLFIPGLERTPILEKAEVRQMINGPDGYTPDSHYLLGPTPEVSNFFLATGMNCFGIAGAGGVGKAVSEWILDGRPKLYIYSEDIRRFGAPHYAADKYVGARTNEHYPKHYTLAWPHEQDKAERSLRRSPLYDKLKEQGACFGEKSGWERALWFAPEGVEAKEDMAWGRPHWHEHVGREVKAIRENVAILDQSSFGKIEIRGKDSLQVLQRLCTRNMDKPVGTLSYTQMCNKDGGIECDVTIARLGENHFYMITGTSFTTHDLDWVNTNIKGDEACVAFDCTSSRGVLNLCGPNARKVLEKTLITKFDDVSNEGFKFGTCKQIHIGAAPVQALRVSYHGELGWELHIPVEYAAYVYEKLMEAGQEYDISNVGYRALECCRIEKGYFYWSGDLTADYDPYCVGLGFNVHLKKKVDFIGKDALTKIKAEGPRFKMCFFELEEETELYGSEPLYCDGEVVEIVTSGAFSHTIGKTIAFAYVPTANLGAKTYEIESFGKRIKAKRHDRCLYDFERARVLS; encoded by the coding sequence ATGAGCACAGAAGCAGCATCCAAAACATCATTACCAACCAAAGCTCCAGTAGTCATTGTTGGTGGAGGGGTTGTAGGAACTAGTGTTCTTTATCACCTTGCAGAAAGAGGTGTTAAAGCAATTCTTATTGAAAAAAACGATTTAACAAATGGTGCAACATGGCACGCAGCAGGTCTTGTAGGTCAGCTGCGTTCATCACGTAATGTTACCAGACTTGTTCAATATTCAGCAGAGCTTTATCGCCAGTTAGAAGAAATCACTGGGCAGCCAGCAGGTTGGAACGAAGTAGGCTCGCTACGTTTGGCATCTTCAGAAGAACGCATGATGGAACTTCGTAAAATTGCCACTCAAGGAAAGTCATACGGTTTAGAAGTAGAGATTTTAACTCCTGAACAATGTCAAGAGAAATTTCCAATTATGGAACTTGACGGTTGTGTTGGTGGTGTTTATTGTGCAACAGACGGTTATGCCGATCCATCCATGCTTACCCAAGCGCTTGCTCGTGGAGCTCGTGCAAATGGAGGGCAAATCTTCACTGACACAATGGTTGAAGGATTCGAAAAGAAAAACGGCAAAGTAACTGCTGTTATAACAAATAAAGGTACGGTAGAATGTGATACCGTTGTAAACTGTGCAGGAATGTGGGCACGTCGTGTTGGTAAAATGGCTGGCGTAAACGTACCTATTGCAATTATGGAGCATCAGTATATGGTGACTAAAGAAATGGAAGGGGTTCCTAGAAACCTTCCTGTAACACGTGACCCAGATAAGGCTGTGTATTACCGTTCAGAGGTAGGAGGACTTATTTTTGGTGGTTTCGAACTTTCACCAATTTTATATAACCATGGAGACATGCCATGGGATTTCGTATCACAACTTTTTGAGCCAAATTATGATCAATTTGAGCAACTTTTCATTCCAGGATTAGAGCGTACGCCTATTCTTGAAAAAGCAGAAGTTCGTCAAATGATTAATGGACCAGATGGATATACACCAGATTCTCACTATTTACTGGGACCAACACCAGAAGTTTCTAACTTCTTCTTGGCTACAGGTATGAACTGTTTCGGTATCGCTGGTGCAGGTGGGGTTGGAAAAGCAGTTTCAGAATGGATACTTGATGGTCGTCCAAAACTGTATATCTATTCAGAAGATATTCGTCGGTTTGGTGCACCCCACTATGCAGCAGATAAATATGTTGGTGCTCGTACAAACGAACACTATCCAAAACACTATACTTTAGCATGGCCGCACGAACAAGACAAAGCGGAACGTAGCCTGCGTCGTAGCCCGCTTTATGACAAATTAAAAGAACAAGGTGCTTGTTTTGGTGAAAAGTCAGGTTGGGAACGTGCTCTTTGGTTTGCGCCAGAAGGTGTAGAAGCAAAAGAAGACATGGCATGGGGACGTCCTCATTGGCATGAGCATGTAGGCCGTGAAGTAAAAGCTATTCGTGAAAACGTAGCTATTTTAGACCAATCCTCATTTGGTAAGATTGAAATAAGAGGTAAAGATTCATTACAAGTACTTCAACGTTTATGTACACGTAATATGGATAAGCCGGTAGGCACGCTTTCTTATACACAAATGTGTAATAAAGATGGTGGTATAGAGTGTGATGTAACTATTGCACGTCTTGGAGAAAACCATTTTTATATGATTACAGGAACATCTTTTACTACTCACGATTTAGACTGGGTAAACACAAACATTAAAGGTGATGAAGCATGTGTAGCATTCGATTGTACATCTTCAAGAGGTGTTCTAAACCTTTGTGGACCAAATGCTCGTAAAGTTCTTGAGAAAACATTAATTACAAAATTCGATGATGTTTCAAATGAAGGATTTAAATTCGGAACTTGTAAACAAATCCATATTGGTGCAGCGCCAGTTCAAGCATTACGTGTAAGTTATCATGGAGAGCTTGGTTGGGAGCTTCACATACCAGTAGAATATGCGGCATATGTTTATGAAAAACTAATGGAAGCTGGTCAAGAATATGACATTTCTAATGTTGGTTACCGTGCTCTAGAGTGTTGTCGCATTGAAAAAGGATACTTCTACTGGAGTGGTGATCTTACAGCAGATTACGATCCTTACTGTGTGGGCCTTGGCTTTAACGTACACCTTAAGAAAAAGGTTGATTTTATAGGCAAAGATGCACTTACTAAAATTAAGGCTGAGGGACCACGTTTCAAAATGTGTTTCTTCGAGCTTGAAGAAGAGACAGAACTTTACGGTTCTGAGCCACTTTACTGTGATGGTGAAGTTGTAGAGATTGTTACTTCTGGTGCTTTTTCTCATACGATTGGAAAAACAATAGCCTTTGCCTATGTGCCAACAGCAAACTTAGGAGCAAAGACATACGAAATCGAATCATTCGGTAAACGCATCAAAGCGAAGCGTCACGACAGGTGTCTATATGACTTCGAAAGAGCTCGTGTACTAAGTTAA
- a CDS encoding RagB/SusD family nutrient uptake outer membrane protein: MKKYIFITIVAALLFSCEKDFLDRVPETDITAAGFFNSTSDLEIYTNTFYDYFGASTRDLSTDDQTRHSEGDGLNSLLKGNLTLSNADNWDGWDVLRDINYFLANYNNNNISENGNMTEINHYIAFARFSRARWYISKIKDYGMVPWIDKPLNVDSEELFKTQDSRDFVVEKIMEDLEFAVANLKESTNFKSQISKWSALAEMSRFCLYEGTFRKYHDYTGLSNANTYLTKSAEASQQIIDSGNYSIWTNGNPNTAYNEFFIQESYNGNSEVIQSIEYSYDEPRRTYGVVVYFYWGLSKNLVDSYLMTDGTRFTDVSGFDEKGFVEVFENRDPRMAQTIAYPGYKFPNTENDYLIVATYGGYTQQKFLHNDENESLWNSQNDLAAYRYAEVLLNHAEAKAELGTLSQGDIDATINAIRARVGMPGLNMAAANANPDPVQTVQYPNVSGANVGVIMEIRRERRIELACEGFRRGDMVRWKNGITLAQPQVGMYVPAFGGIDVTGDGTPDIAILNSPSETGPIDALPNAAELVKYYVSDGSFYLTDGDSGYIAMTGDVAQPKSFVEPKYYYYPMGINDLLVNPNLVQVPYWE, encoded by the coding sequence ATGAAAAAATATATTTTTATAACAATTGTAGCAGCTTTACTTTTTAGCTGCGAAAAAGACTTTTTGGATAGGGTTCCGGAAACAGATATTACAGCTGCAGGATTTTTTAATTCAACATCAGATTTAGAGATTTATACCAATACTTTTTATGATTATTTTGGAGCTAGTACCAGAGATTTATCAACAGATGATCAAACACGTCATTCTGAGGGTGATGGCTTAAATAGTTTGCTTAAAGGAAACTTAACACTTTCTAATGCTGATAATTGGGACGGTTGGGATGTTTTAAGAGATATAAACTATTTCTTAGCTAATTATAATAACAATAATATTTCCGAAAATGGGAACATGACCGAGATAAACCATTATATTGCTTTTGCACGTTTTTCTAGAGCACGGTGGTATATCAGTAAAATTAAAGATTATGGTATGGTACCATGGATTGATAAACCATTGAATGTAGATTCTGAAGAACTTTTTAAAACACAAGACTCTAGAGATTTTGTGGTTGAAAAAATCATGGAAGATTTAGAGTTTGCTGTTGCTAATTTAAAAGAGTCAACTAATTTTAAATCACAAATATCAAAATGGTCTGCACTAGCTGAAATGTCCAGATTTTGTTTATACGAAGGGACATTTAGAAAGTATCATGACTATACAGGATTGTCTAATGCTAATACGTATTTAACAAAATCTGCCGAAGCAAGCCAGCAAATTATTGATAGTGGTAATTATTCCATTTGGACTAATGGAAACCCTAATACGGCTTACAATGAATTTTTTATTCAAGAAAGTTACAATGGCAATAGCGAGGTTATCCAATCCATAGAATACAGTTATGATGAACCAAGACGTACATATGGTGTCGTAGTGTATTTTTATTGGGGATTAAGCAAAAACTTAGTCGATAGTTATTTAATGACGGACGGCACACGTTTTACTGATGTGTCAGGATTTGATGAAAAAGGGTTTGTTGAAGTTTTCGAAAATAGAGACCCGCGTATGGCACAAACTATAGCTTATCCAGGCTATAAGTTCCCTAATACTGAGAATGACTACTTAATTGTAGCTACCTACGGAGGTTACACGCAGCAAAAGTTTTTACATAATGATGAAAACGAAAGCCTATGGAATTCACAAAACGATTTAGCTGCATATCGCTATGCGGAGGTTTTGTTAAACCATGCAGAAGCTAAAGCAGAATTAGGAACACTTTCTCAAGGAGATATAGATGCCACAATTAATGCCATTAGAGCTAGAGTAGGTATGCCAGGTTTAAATATGGCAGCGGCAAACGCAAACCCTGACCCAGTGCAAACGGTTCAATACCCTAATGTATCTGGAGCAAATGTTGGTGTTATTATGGAAATTAGAAGAGAACGTCGTATAGAATTAGCTTGTGAAGGGTTTAGAAGAGGGGATATGGTCCGTTGGAAAAATGGCATAACTTTAGCACAACCGCAAGTTGGGATGTATGTACCAGCTTTTGGAGGTATAGATGTAACAGGAGATGGGACTCCAGATATTGCGATTTTAAATTCACCATCAGAAACTGGACCAATTGATGCATTGCCTAATGCGGCTGAATTAGTTAAATATTATGTAAGCGATGGTAGTTTCTATTTAACCGATGGTGATAGTGGTTATATAGCTATGACAGGTGATGTAGCTCAGCCTAAATCATTTGTAGAACCTAAATACTATTATTACCCTATGGGAATTAACGATTTACTTGTTAACCCAAATCTGGTGCAGGTGCCATATTGGGAATAA
- a CDS encoding T9SS type B sorting domain-containing protein, protein MKLIFSKLILLVIFQSYSQTIDNHFFFLNNSLMESDPVTYAPGSKLLYSVDYNEGANSGYPNASGNYYSSNISMNPFCSSARKTVYNFRQKTGLKYFGSASNFDSYTITIIIKFNNVIPNTYYRVIDFSSGGSDNGIYAYGNNLNFYPTGNVATNVFSGGNFTFLTLTRDATTNVIEVYVNDNLVTSYTDTNNYYTFSNGNVVFARDNIPPSPAPNEDTNGQIAYIHVTNTKSSAAEVKDVYDNICSLIPPNIDAVNDTEPDANWKVGGTVLNIFDNDERENATLNPSDITMSVVSPDPTGNITLNPDGSVDLTPNALTGTYTLSYRICDNAYPSICDTATVTVTLLPIPQIVNTTGTLICDSGTATLNATASAGTINWYSTTTGGFSLGTGTSLTSPLLTNTTTYYVDATDNWRVTETRTPITVTVQKTPLPIAITPQTFCDIDNATISNLTISGTDIQWYAAATGGTPIATTDILATTTYYATQTLNTCESSSRLPVDVIVYESVVLPTIIPDLFECDTNVSGSDTDGLSTFDLTSNETILLNGKTSANFVFSYFEDAAHTISIATPNAFVNNITNGQPIFVRIENITDNSCYTDALFNLIVHPKPIITSIVDLRQCDDDANGFAPFNLTEANVLISTNHLNEVFTYYNTLSEANSGLVANQITNFTAYTNIIPLSDVVYARVETVNDCYRVAQINITVGVSQIPISFTTLQYYECDNKITDNDNTNGIATFDFSDAKSQIEALFPGGVTVTFYNNEADALAELNAIPDLTNHRNEGYPNTQNIYVRVDSDAVNACLGLGHHVTLHVDPLPIKQTITSYILCSDTNEATFDLSIKASEVIGAQIRSILVTYHESEQDAINNISIVNPTSYTSTSKTIYVRAQFDDNANGMLDIRECVNTDMTFELKVNSNPVLVVPDPIRICSEQVSIVYDLTIRANQIINNDSSITLEYFESVADITNNIPIVTPDSYLNTQLDRDIIVVATGTNGCTSRTTLSLKTILYTNLNQNPLPIEECEIDNNGFDNFDTRRREVDILNGLNTADFTFTYYEQEADAIAGNNNAIQSPGNFLNTVINTQTIYARVLPITNECFIVVPIALIVNPVPEIAIEEEYVICLNAASQSIQPELSTFLPNPPIDTLLNITEYSFQWYNGSEAEVTADPSSVIITGAIDAIYTPQVAGDYTVIATNRTTGCTIPASTKVVGSYPPESITVELGSDAFSRNNILDITVVGNGEYEYKLDTTDWQREPRFEMVRGGERIIYVRDIYNCNEIITMQIIIDYPKYFTPNGDGTNDTWNIRGIANQPNAKIYIYDRYGKLLKQLRPTSPGWDGTFNGTLMPTNGYWFTVEYTEPRGNTIKIFKAHFTLKRR, encoded by the coding sequence ATGAAACTCATCTTTAGTAAGTTAATTTTATTAGTAATATTCCAGTCTTATTCACAAACTATCGATAATCATTTTTTCTTTTTAAATAATTCATTGATGGAATCTGATCCTGTAACTTATGCACCCGGAAGCAAACTTCTATATAGTGTCGATTACAACGAAGGGGCAAATTCGGGATATCCTAATGCTTCGGGAAATTACTATTCATCAAATATTTCAATGAACCCATTTTGCTCTTCTGCAAGAAAAACAGTTTATAATTTTCGTCAAAAAACAGGATTAAAATATTTTGGAAGTGCAAGTAATTTTGATAGTTATACCATTACTATAATTATAAAATTCAATAATGTAATACCAAATACATATTATAGAGTGATTGATTTTTCTAGTGGTGGTTCTGATAATGGTATTTATGCTTATGGAAATAATTTAAATTTTTACCCTACAGGCAATGTGGCCACTAATGTATTTAGCGGAGGAAATTTTACATTTTTAACACTAACTAGAGATGCGACCACTAATGTTATAGAGGTTTATGTTAATGATAATTTAGTAACCTCTTATACTGATACTAATAATTATTATACTTTTTCCAATGGGAATGTGGTCTTTGCAAGGGATAATATTCCGCCTTCTCCTGCTCCAAATGAAGATACCAATGGACAAATAGCATATATACATGTTACCAACACAAAATCATCTGCTGCAGAAGTAAAAGATGTTTATGATAATATTTGTAGTTTGATTCCGCCTAATATTGATGCGGTAAATGATACAGAACCAGATGCTAATTGGAAAGTAGGAGGGACTGTTTTAAACATTTTTGATAATGATGAACGAGAAAATGCAACATTAAATCCAAGTGACATTACTATGTCAGTTGTCTCTCCAGATCCAACAGGTAACATAACTCTAAATCCAGATGGTAGTGTAGACTTAACACCTAATGCACTAACAGGAACATATACATTATCATATAGAATTTGTGATAACGCGTATCCTTCAATTTGTGATACCGCTACAGTAACAGTTACTTTGCTACCTATACCACAGATTGTAAATACTACAGGCACATTAATTTGTGACAGTGGGACAGCAACTTTAAATGCAACAGCTTCGGCTGGAACTATAAATTGGTATAGTACTACAACAGGAGGATTCTCATTAGGCACAGGAACCTCATTGACCTCTCCTCTATTAACAAATACAACAACGTATTATGTTGATGCCACAGATAATTGGCGGGTTACAGAAACTAGAACTCCAATTACAGTAACCGTCCAGAAAACACCTTTACCAATAGCAATAACGCCTCAAACATTTTGCGATATAGATAATGCTACTATTTCAAATCTAACAATTTCTGGTACTGATATACAATGGTATGCTGCAGCAACAGGTGGTACACCTATAGCTACTACAGATATTTTAGCAACAACGACTTACTATGCTACACAAACTTTAAATACTTGTGAATCTTCTAGTAGGTTACCTGTCGATGTTATTGTTTATGAATCTGTTGTATTACCAACAATAATACCCGATTTATTTGAATGCGATACAAATGTAAGCGGAAGTGATACAGATGGTTTGTCAACATTTGATTTAACATCAAATGAAACTATTTTACTAAATGGAAAAACATCTGCAAATTTTGTATTTTCATATTTTGAAGATGCCGCACATACTATTTCAATTGCTACTCCAAATGCATTTGTAAATAATATAACAAATGGTCAACCTATTTTTGTACGTATTGAGAATATAACTGACAATTCATGTTATACTGATGCGTTGTTTAACCTAATAGTGCATCCCAAACCAATCATAACCTCTATAGTAGATTTAAGACAATGTGATGATGATGCCAATGGGTTCGCGCCATTTAATTTAACCGAAGCTAATGTGTTAATATCAACAAATCATTTAAATGAAGTTTTTACGTATTATAATACTCTATCAGAAGCAAACAGCGGGTTAGTGGCAAATCAAATCACCAATTTCACAGCTTATACCAATATTATTCCTTTAAGCGATGTGGTTTATGCTAGAGTAGAAACTGTAAATGATTGTTATAGAGTAGCACAAATAAATATAACCGTTGGTGTGTCGCAAATACCAATATCTTTTACCACTTTACAATATTATGAATGTGATAACAAAATAACAGACAACGATAACACAAACGGAATAGCTACTTTTGATTTTAGTGATGCAAAATCCCAAATAGAAGCTTTATTCCCAGGAGGAGTAACCGTTACTTTTTATAATAATGAAGCTGATGCGTTAGCAGAGTTGAATGCTATACCAGATTTGACTAACCATAGAAATGAAGGCTACCCTAACACTCAAAACATATATGTAAGAGTAGATAGCGATGCTGTTAATGCTTGTTTAGGGTTGGGACATCATGTAACACTTCATGTAGATCCGTTGCCAATAAAACAAACGATTACTTCATATATACTTTGTAGTGATACGAACGAAGCAACCTTCGATTTGTCAATAAAAGCATCAGAAGTTATAGGGGCTCAAATAAGATCCATATTGGTAACTTATCATGAAAGTGAACAAGATGCTATCAATAATATCTCTATTGTTAATCCAACAAGCTATACATCAACGTCTAAAACTATTTATGTGAGAGCCCAGTTTGATGATAATGCTAACGGTATGTTAGACATCAGAGAATGTGTTAATACCGATATGACATTCGAACTTAAGGTTAATTCTAATCCAGTATTAGTAGTTCCAGACCCTATTCGCATTTGTAGCGAACAAGTTAGTATCGTTTACGATTTAACTATAAGGGCTAATCAAATAATAAATAATGATTCTAGTATAACCTTAGAATATTTTGAATCAGTAGCAGATATAACCAATAATATACCAATAGTAACGCCAGATAGCTATCTAAATACTCAATTAGATAGAGATATAATAGTAGTAGCCACAGGGACTAATGGATGTACAAGCAGAACAACGTTATCTTTAAAAACCATATTGTACACCAATTTAAATCAAAATCCATTACCTATTGAAGAATGTGAAATTGATAACAATGGCTTTGATAATTTTGATACCCGAAGAAGAGAGGTAGATATTTTAAATGGCCTAAATACAGCAGATTTTACATTTACCTATTACGAGCAAGAAGCTGATGCTATAGCAGGAAATAATAATGCCATACAGAGTCCAGGAAACTTTTTAAACACTGTTATAAATACTCAGACTATTTATGCAAGAGTATTGCCGATAACTAATGAATGTTTTATAGTAGTTCCTATAGCTTTAATTGTAAATCCTGTTCCGGAGATAGCTATTGAGGAAGAATATGTTATTTGTTTAAATGCTGCAAGTCAATCTATACAGCCTGAATTGAGCACATTTTTACCAAACCCACCTATAGACACTCTATTAAATATAACAGAATATAGTTTTCAATGGTATAATGGTTCAGAAGCAGAAGTTACAGCTGATCCATCAAGCGTTATTATAACAGGTGCTATAGATGCAATATATACACCGCAAGTCGCAGGAGATTATACGGTAATAGCGACTAATAGAACAACAGGTTGTACTATCCCAGCATCAACAAAAGTAGTAGGCTCATATCCACCAGAAAGCATCACCGTAGAATTAGGTTCAGATGCGTTTTCGAGGAACAATATTTTAGATATTACAGTAGTAGGAAATGGAGAATATGAATACAAATTAGATACTACCGATTGGCAACGCGAACCACGATTTGAAATGGTAAGAGGTGGTGAACGCATTATTTATGTAAGAGATATTTATAATTGCAACGAAATAATAACCATGCAAATTATAATAGATTATCCAAAATATTTCACTCCAAATGGAGATGGAACTAACGATACATGGAATATTAGAGGTATTGCGAACCAACCCAATGCAAAGATTTATATTTATGATAGGTATGGAAAACTATTAAAACAATTAAGACCAACAAGTCCTGGGTGGGATGGGACTTTTAATGGCACATTAATGCCAACAAATGGCTACTGGTTTACAGTAGAATATACTGAACCAAGAGGCAATACCATTAAAATATTTAAAGCGCATTTTACTTTAAAAAGGCGATAG
- a CDS encoding helix-turn-helix domain-containing protein, producing the protein MDDILINLGKQIKTVRKKRKLSLREVAKLSGVSIGLISKIENYRTTPSLTVLLKIMSSLEINLLELNLSKSKKKKKYILVKKGKGKTEDREDSEGLKYKLLFSNHVPESNLRTYLITIEDNIYRKPVSGDTYEMAYVLQGKLDYILDGEIITLNEGDTIFYDGLLPLGWNTKYDTNATLLKMYLIKI; encoded by the coding sequence ATGGACGATATACTAATAAATCTTGGCAAACAAATTAAAACAGTTAGAAAAAAAAGAAAATTAAGCTTAAGAGAAGTTGCAAAATTGTCTGGTGTTAGTATAGGGTTAATTTCAAAAATTGAAAATTACAGAACGACTCCTTCTTTAACTGTTCTTTTAAAAATAATGAGCTCTTTAGAAATAAACTTATTAGAGTTAAATTTATCTAAATCAAAGAAGAAAAAAAAATACATCCTAGTCAAAAAAGGTAAAGGTAAAACTGAAGATCGAGAAGATTCTGAAGGTCTAAAATACAAACTTCTTTTCTCAAATCATGTTCCTGAAAGCAATTTAAGAACTTATCTTATTACAATAGAAGATAACATTTATAGAAAACCTGTTTCTGGAGACACATATGAAATGGCATATGTTCTCCAAGGCAAATTAGATTATATTCTTGATGGGGAAATAATTACCTTAAATGAAGGTGATACTATATTTTATGATGGTTTATTACCATTAGGTTGGAATACGAAATATGATACCAATGCCACCTTACTTAAAATGTATTTGATTAAAATTTAA